From Schizosaccharomyces pombe strain 972h- genome assembly, chromosome: II, the proteins below share one genomic window:
- the vps1301 gene encoding lipid transfer protein produces the protein MLEGLVAGLLNKILGSYVDNLDTKQLNIGVWGGHVSLHNLRIKPEALDKLGIPIEITSGLIGTFTLEIPWSNLRNKSLTINIEDIYLSIHPQAKNSLTRDELEQSQQALKQEQLDSFEILRKNFRETLEESSSNPNISRKQSFIEYLIAKLTDNIQIYIERIHLRFEDNLSDLEKPYSLGLTLYSLRVTSTDASFTEYLLSTDPIPSSCIHKIITVDYFSIYWISKCEISKCTTTEDIFSYLKNLIPSAEKSPAYNYILKPLRATAHVVLFRHPTDQIMQLRGKLSVEEISITLSDHMYYSLLGVIDYFRVVMKQQYYLQYRPKSTPKEKPLEWFKYAILVVKDSVHESRYHWTWKYFKRRRDDRIAYMHIIRKRYLNEQISKEEIDLQKKIEKRNSTYDLIKYRSRVHTSLIEERNSIYLKPKTSAAHGLYDWFSGYIRKPQSQDEDTLASTDKTAADLTDQEQKEFFSAIEWSGQLYPDTVNLDPDMCMANVEVSIAKGSFVIQSHINGRVIPLIKQRFESFATECFIRPQSLKLKVSLKDLDMFDGITNPELEPARVIFAKPSVEESESLQKIPEAYRTHLFFLLLDTKPVYKASSTLIVHLRTLVIIYNRVCIESLLAFFVPPRTKIEHVSEWGYSAAAKVMTLARQTRASLDYALEMHKTSDMTIDLQAPLIVVREECTDLKSPTLFLDVGRALVHTQLVDDAIIDKFRKLQSKKINNEQLKQLENLMYDKFTISLFNVRCLIGPDYETGWRCLPKGCDYHILKECSLDINFEISILQKATNLTKFKVSSHMKHAEIMFSDVQYKVFINMMSNILPTLPVAEIPFTYQQFLDAVKPPPFFDAPDNFQITHTSLGSHANENTAAQFMAQQIFAFYFKVDYAICSLYRRSENYLIPVVRAFTEFYIDLVVRKFDYLVTSKLNDLVIKEFTYPSSLCDNVLVRSSPSPKNNFDDTVFISYTSIDYDSPELDSVYEGVRTTIAVVLSDLILNVEPTGFSFVYDFIRATFTSLNDEYMIGEDPELTRKISPVEGIIPEDANVRFDNVDIFLYDCDQHFSTVCLYSANMHMEFREKFFLQARFYDLEVKNHMKSNNPPKTIVKIDDNDLFIFKYESYDIPKDISKPTCDCVYDISFGSLTFYFQKSYFNAIYDFLLKLKRFQELFSSIRYAIYYKLYGNKVSLTYPKFELRIKHPKVYFDDVLDEERNCRMQLIVKPQSFYAFSKCPIVEKNSKKSIFSCEITKVEFHTAVPSSSHHDVLMEENNVHLDLTYDANYTTGAYVFKATGDLDPVILNMCQSHHVIFWDLIDVATTFARVDSSFYTSENLRRELDKAFDRSGTAAKLKHPKKTVVETLDILTTFNLPEIRLNVHTDDFWIHGGDLTQLHSILSFFGFSLDYNFYSSGRCYAEFSIDSIQLKDCNPQDNVVFLDVLEYSENHNRLVNGCLEYDSQNPRYNLVLDIDSPKIFVNLNYLYSIWSIFVHWHRAYYSHLDYLTEVEYFIMGNPNQNACGEESYWYYRITFVDMTLLFFRNVSDANLYSLPMFFGELLITQQSIFAVTANNMKINACPLSETANISNQLADPFGFRYTYSQHTVNKIQIITNITLDFDSFVLRTTVNDFLFLQTILRKIYNFYYALYDVPTTDVELLKRTKDDQLATNPDFLQLSVDTGQPSSVFGIRICKEEFLLTVDGIRLLVISQLHDLPLLNINIKPFQVDLNDWSSELNSNAHLELFMNFYNFSNSHWEPFLEPWKVGVHISRNPNTSKTAVHVFSREKLDLVITPQLIETLHFGFTKVISTPFPIEFKCDAPYRIHNYTGHAVSVWADFENAADSCVRHLENNEETDWKFEEWRQMQDVVKQDQDRSYIGFHFENSKWESLRHVRVNRVGEHIYPLISYDQDELKHYMVVDVNLGEDYIKHITLRSPLLLINETQMEIDVVFCDSDGIQRSQIYHMSPEESCSLPIETAYYYSIHIRPVSEFKFNWTSEAISWKDLVDNKQSLVTCQHSDNTFSTPACRFAANAELKSQTISNHYPFMHITISALLEVKNLLPIDLNIRIIDKDQEGVWMSNVGIGECAYVHSINISHVLLLQAESSESHYLPSSLATIITNDSAQERDEYMTITLQGGRKTRLGLSYTEKYPGIYHIEIFSPYIIINKSGSFLFVGPKNDYNRISFSSASLSSGEDGKVVPCMFSYSHNYGSRRCRLRADNSNWSEPVSFDAIGSVFEVELPSKEDHNKVYRLGIFVETGPDGYSKTNIVTITSRFIVRNKTRWSLVIAEPYNDFIAEIAPEGEEFLTYLRKHSHPMLKLSSSDCYLWSSSFYIEEIGSTHVRLMTSEGEKLLRLEIVIKNATIFISIFEETGDWPYYIKNESGVLLKFWQVNPIDASEGKNNTALLKYHDIPPHSEVKYSWDYPCCANKEIALCYGDQKCLTTLAEIGPLSPFKFTDASNNTKFISRDIVANGLSKILILKDYDPSKAVRKPKIYSKVSTEERDFNLEQFDSGIDLSVKFLLEGIGISLVERNTQELAYLTFHGINLFFTDSHLIRTFKLDVRWIQIDNQLYGGIYPIILYPSILSQEDTMNDNSLLPTFHSMVAVVKNDTYGVTYVKYATILLQELTIEIDEDFAFAALEYIKDSVPRSKRNTGKMFDDSLELVPENLGNDLKVYFEVLNLQPTEMHLSFVRTERINNTDGTVVSSHNPFVFFVNVLSMAIGNINDAPVRLNALLMDNAHVSLRRLFELVKNHYSQELLSQVHKIVGSADFLGNPVGLFTTITSGFADIFYEPFHGFILNEGSYELGIGFAKGTASFIKKAVFGITDSISKVTGTISRSLSVITLDPKFQSRRRAARIRNRPVHILYGVTAGAASLYTGVRSGVRGLALQPIIGARRNGLPGLVKGLGKGLVGFTTKPLVGLFDFASSISEGARNTTTVFDERHIEKLRLSRLMSDDGVVYPFQLREALGQYWLKHLDNGRYFKDFYKAHIIIENKVLVILTNNRILFVQPQQLNCKKEIHLSKVKTVKLQSKEHIFLQLLKGVNFEFSVPENSVRTFFYRKIRDELAAYKHKVNYELEVAL, from the exons ATGTTAGAAGGCCTAGTTGCCG gCCTCttgaacaaaattttaGGTTCGTATGTTGACAACTTGGATACTAAACAACTAAACATCGGCGTTTGGGGTGGCCATGTTAGTTTGCATAATTTACGAATAAAACCTGAG GCCTTAGATAAACTCGGAATTCCCATTGAAATCACTAGTGGTTTAATTGGCACGTTTACGCTGGAAATTCCATGGTCGAATCTTCGGAACAAATCTTTAACGATCAATATTGAAGACATATATTTGTCAATTCATCCCCAAGCGAAAAACTCTTTAACACGCGATGAGTTGGAGCAATCTCAACAAGCTTTAAAGCAGGAACAGCTGGATAGTTTTGAAATCTTACGGAAAAATTTTCGAGAAACTTTAGAAGAGTCTTCATCAAATCCAAATATAAGTAGAAAACAATCTTTTATTGAGTATCTTATTGCCAAACTTACTGATAACATTCAAATATACATCGAAAGAATTCACTTGCGGTTTGAAGATAATTTGAGTGATCTTGAAAAACCTTATTCTCTTGGATTGACGCTTTATTCGTTAAGAGTAACCTCTACAGATGCTAGTTTTACCGAATATTTGCTTTCAACCGATCCAATTCCTTCCTCTTGCattcataaaattattaCTGTTGATTATTTCTCAATATACTGGATAAGTAAGTGTGAAATTTCTAAATGCACTACTACAGAAGACATATTCTCTTATTTAAAGAACCTGATTCCTAGTGCAGAAAAGTCACCTGCTTATAATTACATTTTAAAGCCGCTACGGGCAACCGCCCATGTTGTCTTATTTCGACATCCGACAGACCAGATAATGCAATTAAGGGGAAAATTATctgttgaagaaatatcAATTACGCTAAGTGATCATATGTATTACAGTTTACTTGGTGTTATTGACTACTTTCGTGTTGTAATGAAGCAACAATATTATCTTCAATATAGGCCTAAATCGACTCCTAAAGAGAAACCATTGGAGTGGTTTAAGTATGCCATTTTAGTTGTTAAAGATTCTGTTCATGAGAGCAGATATCACTGGACTTGGAAATACTTTAAAAGGAGAAGGGACGACAGAATAGCTTACATGCATATTATTCGTAAGAGGTATTTGAATGAGCAAATATCaaaggaagaaattgatttgcaaaaaaagatagaGAAACGAAATTCTACTTACGATCTAATTAAGTACCGTTCACGTGTGCATACATCTCTGATTGAGGAAAGgaattctatttatttaaaaccaaaaactTCGGCAGCTCATGGATTGTACGATTGGTTTTCTGGGTATATACGAAAGCCGCAGTCCCAGGATGAAGATACATTAGCAAGTACTGATAAAACAGCCGCTGACTTGACTGATCAAGAACagaaagaatttttttctgcaATAGAATGGAGCGGACAATTATATCCTGATACCGTAAATTTAGATCCGGATATGTGTATGGCTAATGTTGAAGTCTCTATCGCTAAAGGAAGTTTTGTCATACAATCTCACATTAATGGACGAGTAATACCTTTAATTAAGCAAAGGTTTGAGAGTTTTGCAACAGAATGTTTTATAAGGCCTCAATCACTGAAATTGAAAGTGTCTCTTAAGGATTTGGATATGTTTGATGGCATAACGAACCCCGAGCTTGAGCCTGCTCGTGTAATTTTTGCAAAGCCTTCTGTTGAAGAAAGTGAaagtttgcaaaaaatcCCTGAAGCCTACAGAAcacatttgttttttttattgttagACACCAAACCGGTGTATAAAGCGAGTTCTACTCTAATCGTACATTTGCGAACTTTggttattatttacaatcgAGTTTGTATTGAAAGTCTGCtagctttttttgttcctCCAAGAACAAAAATCGAGCACGTTTCTGAATGGGGATATTCTGCAGCTGCAAAAGTTATGACCCTAGCTAGACAAACTCGTGCTAGTTTGGATTATGCCCTAGAAATGCACAAGACTTCCGATATGACAATTGACCTGCAAGCTCCCTTGATTGTTGTTCGAGAAGAATGTACGGATTTAAAAAGCCCTACACTGTTCCTTGACGTGGGTAGAGCGTTGGTACATACCCAATTAGTTGATGATGCGATTATCGACAAATTCAGAAAACTCCAGAGCAAAAAGATAAACAACGAGCAATTAAAACAACTAGAAAACTTGATGTACGACAAGTTTACCATCtcattatttaatgttCGATGCTTAATTGGGCCTGATTATGAAACTGGTTGGCGTTGCTTACCCAAAGGGTGTGATTACcatattttgaaagaatgCTCTCTTGACATTAACTTTGAAATATCAATCCTTCAAAAAGCTACTAACTTAACGAAGTTCAAAGTTTCAAGTCATATGAAGCATGCCGAAATTATGTTTTCTGATGTGCAATATAAGGTATTCATTAATATGATGAGCAATATATTGCCTACGCTTCCTGTTGCTGAAATACCATTTACATACCAACAATTCCTTGACGCGGTTAAGCCTCCTCCTTTCTTTGATGCTCCtgataattttcaaataactCATACTTCTCTTGGAAGTCATGCTAATGAAAACACCGCTGCGCAATTTATGGCCCAGcaaatttttgctttctatTTTAAGGTGGATTATGCTATATGTTCGTTGTACCGAAGATCTGAAAACTATCTCATACCTGTGGTAAGAGCATTTACAGAGTTTTACATCGACCTAGTAGTGCGAAAATTTGATTACCTTGTTACTTCCAAGCTTAACGACTTGgttattaaagaatttacATATCCTTCTTCTCTTTGTGACAATGTTTTAGTTCGTTCTTCTCCTTCACCTAAAAATAACTTTGATGATACCGTTTTCATCAGCTATACAAGCATTGATTATGACTCTCCTGAACTAGATTCTGTTTACGAAGGTGTTCGAACTACCATTGCTGTAGTCCTTTCTGATCTCATTCTCAACGTTGAGCCTACTGGATTTTCATTTGTCTACGATTTTATCAGAGCCACTTTTACCTCTTTAAATGATGAGTATATGATTGGTGAAGATCCAGAGTTGACTCGAAAAATTTCACCAGTTGAAGGAATTATTCCAGAAGACGCCAACGTTCGGTTTGACAACGTagatatttttctttatgaCTGTGATCAACATTTTTCAACAGTTTGTCTGTATAGTGCTAACATGCATATGGAATTCAGAGAGAAGTTTTTCCTTCAAGCACGATTTTATGACCTTGAAGTTAAAAACCATATGAAAAGTAATAATCCGCCAAAGACCATTGTGAAGATTGACGataatgatttatttatatttaaatatgaGAGTTATGACATTCCAAAAGACATATCGAAACCTACATGCGACTGTGTTTATGATATATCTTTTGGCTcattaactttttattttcaaaaatcatATTTCAATGCAATAtacgattttttattaaagttGAAGCGATTTCAGGAATTATTTAGCTCAATTAGATATGCGATCTACTATAAGCTTTACGGAAACAAAGTTAGCCTAACTTATCCTAAATTTGAGCTTCGAATTAAGCATCCAAAGGTATACTTTGATGATGTATTagatgaagaaagaaattgtcGGATGCAATTGATAGTGAAACCCCAATCCTTTTATGCGTTTAGTAAATGTCCGATTGTGGAAAAGAACTCGAAGAAATCAATATTCAGTTGTGAAATAACTAAGGTTGAATTTCATACTGCCGTCCCTAGTTCCTCGCATCACGATGTACTAATGGAGGAAAATAATGTTCATTTGGACCTTACATATGACGCTAATTACACTACTGGTGCTTATGTATTCAAAGCAACTGGTGATTTGGATCCTGTCATATTAAACATGTGCCAGTCACATCATGTTATTTTCTGGGATTTAATCGATGTAGCCACTACCTTTGCTAGAGTTGattcttcattttataCTTCTGAAAACCTAAGACGAGAACTGGATAAGGCTTTTGATAGGTCCGGTACTGCTGCCAAATTAAAACATCCAAAAAAAACCGTAGTAGAAACTTTAGATATTCTCACTACGTTTAATTTACCTGAAATACGTCTCAATGTGCACACCGATGATTTCTGGATTCACGGTGGGGATTTAACACAATTGCATTCCATATTAAGCTTCTTTGGATTCTCACTtgattataatttttattcaagCGGTCGTTGTTATGCTGAGTTTTCAATCGATTCTATACAATTAAAAGATTGCAATCCTCAAGATAATGTCGTTTTTTTGGATGTATTAGAATACAGTGAAAATCATAACAGACTTGTCAATGGTTGCCTTGAATATGATTCTCAAAATCCAAGATACAACCTCGTACTAGATATTGATTCACCGAAGATATTTGTcaatttgaattatttgtATTCTATTTGGTCTATATTTGTTCATTGGCATCGTGCTTACTATTCGCACTTGGATTATTTAACAGAGGTTGAATACTTTATTATGGGAAATCCAAACCAAAATGCTTGTGGAGAAGAAAGCTATTGGTACTACAGAATTACATTTGTTGATATGACTTTGCTCTTTTTTAGAAACGTATCTGATGCCAATCTTTACTCACTACCAATGTTTTTTGGAGAGCTATTAATTACCCAACAATCGATCTTTGCGGTTACTGCTAACAACATGAAGATTAATGCTTGTCCTCTCAGCGAGACGGCCAATATATCTAATCAGTTAGCAGACCCTTTTGGATTTCGTTACACATATTCGCAGCATACCGTCAACAAAATTCAGATAATCACCAACATCACTCTTGATTTTGATTCGTTTGTCTTAAGGACTACAGTGAACGACTTTCTGTTCCTCCAAACTATTTTACGTaagatatataatttttattatgcCCTATACGATGTCCCCACAACCGATGTTGAATTGCTGAAGAGAACGAAGGATGATCAACTAGCGACGAATCCcgattttcttcaattgtCAGTAGACACCGGTCAGCCTTCTTCTGTTTTTGGAATACGTATATGCAAGgaagaatttttattaacagtTGACGGTATTCGACTATTGGTTATTAGTCAACTACATGATCTTCcacttttaaatattaacatTAAGCCTTTTCAGGTAGATCTTAACGATTGGTCTTCCGAGTTAAATTCAAATGCACATTTGGAGctttttatgaatttttataactTCTCTAACTCTCATTGGGAGCCCTTTTTAGAGCCCTGGAAAGTAGGTGTACATATTTCTAGGAATCCAAACACATCGAAGACTGCGGTACATGTTTTTTCGAGAGAGAAATTAGATCTGGTTATTACTCCTCAGTTAATTGAGACTCTACATTTTGGTTTCACCAAAGTTATCAGTACTCCATTTCCTATTGAATTCAAATGTGACGCACCTTATCGTATTCACAACTACACAGGACATGCTGTTAGTGTTTGGGcagattttgaaaatgctgCAGATTCTTGCGTTAGACATCTCGAAAATAACGAAGAAACCGACTggaaatttgaagaatggAGACAAATGCAGGATGTGGTTAAACAAGATCAGGATAGATCTTATATAGGGTTCCATTTCGAAAACAGTAAATGGGAGTCTTTACGACATGTACGAGTTAATCGTGTAGGAGAGCATATATATCCCTTAATTTCCTATGATCAAGACGAGCTAAAGCATTATATGGTAGTTGATGTCAATTTGGGAGAAGATTATATTAAACATATCACTCTACGTTCCCCACTTTTATTGATAAATGAGACCCAAATGGAAATAGATGTAGTTTTTTGCGACTCAGATGGCATTCAAAGGTCACAGATATACCACATGAGCCCTGAAGAGAGTTGCTCTTTGCCAATTGAAACTGCTTATTATTATTCAATTCACATTAGACCGGTTTcagaatttaaatttaattggACTTCGGAAGCTATATCTTGGAAAGATCTAGTTGACAACAAACAGAGCCTTGTGACATGCCAACATTCAGATAACACCTTCTCGACTCCTGCGTGTCGTTTTGCCGCTAATGCAGAACTTAAAAGTCAAACTATATCCAACCATTATCCTTTTATGCATATTACGATTTCTGCGCTCCTAGAAGTGAAAAACTTATTGCCAATTGATCTTAACATTCGAATCATCGATAAGGACCAAGAGGGAGTATGGATGTCGAATGTTGGTATTGGAGAGTGCGCATATGTTCACTCGATAAATATTTCCCACGTTTTGCTCCTACAAGCCGAGTCATCAGAGTCGCATTACCTTCCCAGCTCCTTGGCTACTATTATCACTAACGACTCTGCTCAAGAAAGAGATGAGTACATGACAATCACTCTTCAGGGAGGTAGAAAAACAAGATTAGGGTTGAGTTATACTGAAAAGTATCCTGGAATTTATCACATCGAAATTTTTAGCCCGTACATAATAATTAACAAGTCAGGGTCCTTTCTGTTTGTTGgtccaaaaaatgattacaaccgtatttctttttcttcagctTCTCTTTCGTCTGGGGAAGACGGCAAAGTTGTTCCATGTATGTTTTCATATTCGCATAACTATGGCAGCAGAAGATGTCGGTTACGAGCAGATAATTCTAATTGGAGTGAGCCCGTTAGCTTTGATGCGATTGGCAGTGTGTTTGAAGTAGAATTACCTTCCAAGGAAGACCATAATAAAGTTTACAGATTAGgtatttttgttgaaacGGGACCCGATGGTTACTCGAAAACTAATATCGTTACAATAACTTCTAGATTCATAGTGAGAAATAAAACAAGATGGAGTTTGGTGATTGCGGAGCCTTACAACGATTTTATTGCGGAAATCGCTCCTGAGGGTGAAGAGTTTTTGACATATTTAAGAAAGCATTCACACCCGATGTTAAAGCTATCCTCCTCAGATTGCTACCTTTGGTCATCATCATTTTATATTGAGGAGATAGGGTCAACTCATGTACGTTTAATGACCTCGGAAGGGGAAAAACTTTTACGCTTGGAAATTGTCATAAAAAATGCCACAATCTTTATCAGTATATTTGAAGAGACTGGGGACTGGCCATactatataaaaaatgaatctggtgttttgttaaaattttggcAGGTAAATCCTATTGATGCCTCAGAAGGAAAGAATAATACTGCTTTGTTGAAGTACCATGATATACCGCCTCATTCAGAGGTAAAGTATTCTTGGGATTATCCCTGTTGTGCTAATAAGGAAATTGCTTTATGCTATGGTGATCAAAAATGCTTAACTACTTTGGCAGAAATTGGCCCCCTTTCTCCCTTTAAATTCACCGATGCTTCCaataatacaaaatttatttcacgAGATATAGTCGCTAATGGGCTTTCGAAAATTCTTATTCTAAAAGACTATGATCCTTCAAAGGCTGTGAGGAAGCCGAAGATATACAGCAAAGTCTCAACTGAAGAACGCGATTTTAATTTGGAGCAATTTGACTCCGGGATTGACTTGTCCGTCAAATTTTTGCTGGAGGGAATTGGGATATCTTTGGTAGAACGGAATACGCAAGAATTAGCGTATTTGACCTTTCATGGGATCAACTTGTTCTTTACAGATTCCCATCTTATACGCACTTTTAAATTAGATGTTCGATGGATACAAATTGACAACCAGCTTTATGGAGGAATTTATCCAATTATCCTCTATCCAAGTATTCTATCACAGGAAGACACAATGAATGACAATTCACTTTTACCAACGTTTCACTCAATGGTTGCAGTTGTCAAGAATGATACATACGGTGTGACTTACGTAAAATATGCTACTATATTACTTCAGGAATTAACtattgaaattgatgagGACTTTGCTTTTGCTGCACTCGAATACATCAAGGACTCTGTGCCCCgaagcaaaagaaatacCGGCAAGATGTTTGATGATTCGCTGGAACTTGTACCAGAAAATCTAGGAAATGATTTGAAAGTGTATTTTGAAGTGCTTAATTTGCAACCCACTGAAATGCATCTGTCTTTCGTTCGTACGGAGAGGATCAATAATACTGATGGCACCGTTGTCTCTTCACATAATCCATTTGTCTTTTTCGTGAATGTTTTATCAATGGCAATAGGAAACATAAATGATGCACCAGTCCGTTTAAATGCTCTTCTCATGGATAATGCACACGTTTCTCTCCGCCGTCTTTTTGAACTTGTCAAAAACCATTATTCTCAAGAACTTTTATCCCAAGTGCATAAGATTGTTGGATCAGCAGACTTTTTGGGAAATCCTGTTGGCTTATTTACCACAATAACGTCCGGTTTTGCTGATATATTTTATGAACCCTTTCATGGTTTTATCTTAAACGAGGGTTCTTATGAATTAGGTATAGGATTTGCCAAGGGTACTGCAagctttattaaaaaggcAGTATTCGGAATCACTGACagtatttcaaaagtaacGGGCACTATTTCAAGAAGCTTAAGTGTGATCACATTGGATCCCAAATTCCAAAGCCGAAGACGTGCTGCTCGTATCAGAAATCGGCCTGTTCATATACTTTATGGAGTGACAGCTGGAGCTGCGTCACTTTACACAGGAGTTCGAAGTGGTGTCAGAGGATTAGCCTTACAACCTATTATTGGAGCAAGGAGAAATGGACTTCCTGGCCTTGTTAAAGGCTTAGGTAAGGGTTTGGTGGGTTTCACGACAAAACCATTGGTAGGGTTATTCGATTTTGCGTCAAGTATCTCTGAAGGCGCAAGAAATACAACAACTGTGTTTGATGAACGACACATAGAAAAGCTAAGATTGTCAAGACTGATGAGTGATGATGGTGTCGTATATCCTTTTCAACTACGGGAGGCTTTGGGACAGTACTGGCTAAAACATCTCGATAATGGAAgatattttaaagatttttataAGGCTCATAtcattattgaaaataaagtgCTTGTGATCTTAACGAATAATAGGATATTGTTTGTTCAGCCTCAACAGCttaattgcaaaaaagaaattcatCTCTCCAAAGTTAAAACTGTTAAGTTACAGAGCAAAGAGCATATCTTTCTCCAACTTTTGAAGGGTGTAAACTTTGAATTTTCTGTCCCCGAAAACTCCGTTCGGACATTTTTCTACCGAAAAATTCGAGACGAGCTTGCCGCTTATAAACACAAAGTAAATTACGAGCTAGAGGTTgctctttaa
- the dep1 gene encoding Rpd3L histone deacetylase complex subunit, Sds3-like family protein Dep1, producing the protein MTENLQSESIPHEILPKEPFDLPMNNLKSSPKNKDSEKRINNSIAESEQVVDSALSNPETNANEDIIAPQLPSQNSEIIEKNSPVNKLNSSTSLTTHQLASLPKLEVTDHDNVSEAETVVLNEDEEKETSLVGSVSVTEDLGDSSAIGRTILVNNSVEPQMENTANITIVSPSLKESDFESEEKATNDNNGLIETNHNSKLEESSEHEEEEDEESNIERTEDSDHQIPQRGGTLEAPRKGGPRSGVGSRKRKRATVSRKWSTNSESKIKRVALETSQEESDREIADRRSASEQAHEADDEKAIKRKEAFDALLNIETEFTFLRNRLYGKKLLKLNEHEEMIQNETHERFNACIDLITERRDDRVRLATENLMKQLGNIKNVMDYVTKQRKYQLLFDKRRIRQALLTKIATKCFQLLNKQKSVHDPTYITQKTMSYRQSALLQKQRIEYEAAVLCELNSFAGFPTAPIIETASFDDIRNDLLEMGCLSENQD; encoded by the coding sequence ATGACCGAAAATTTGCAGTCGGAATCAATTCCCCATGAAATACTCCCTAAGGAGCCTTTTGATTTACCAATGAACAACTTAAAAAGCTCTcctaaaaataaagattcAGAGAAACGAATAAATAATTCGATCGCTGAAAGTGAGCAGGTTGTTGATTCGGCTCTATCTAATCCAGAGACCAATGCTAATGAGGATATTATCGCACCTCAATTGCCTTCTCAAAATTCTGAaatcattgaaaaaaactCGCCAGTGAACAAactgaacagttccacgTCCCTCACAACTCATCAGTTAGCGTCACTTCCTAAATTAGAGGTAACAGATCATGATAATGTATCTGAGGCAGAAACTGTAGTCTtaaatgaagatgaagagaaagaaacaTCTTTAGTTGGTTCGGTATCAGTCACTGAGGACTTAGGTGACTCAAGTGCAATTGGCAGAACCATACTGGTAAACAACTCTGTGGAACCTCAGATGGAAAACACAGCAAATATAACCATTGTTAGTCCTTCATTGAAGGAATCTGACTTTGAGTCTGAAGAAAAAGCTACCAATGACAACAATGGACTCATAGAGACTAACCACAACTCGAAACTTGAGGAGTCTTCTGAGCATGAGGAGGAAGAAGACGAAGAGTCGAATATTGAAAGAACCGAAGATTCTGACCACCAGATACCACAAAGAGGTGGAACTTTAGAAGCACCCAGAAAAGGTGGTCCTCGAAGTGGCGTTGGAAGTCGAAAGCGTAAACGTGCAACAGTTTCTCGAAAATGGTCTACTAACAGTGAgagcaaaataaaaagggTAGCTCTTGAGACCAGCCAAGAGGAATCCGATCGTGAGATTGCAGATCGTCGTTCCGCATCTGAACAGGCTCATGAAGCTGACGATGAAAAGGCTATAAAACGGAAAGAAGCGTTTGATGCTTTGCTAAATATAGAAACGgagtttacttttttacgAAACCGTTTATATGGGAAGAAACTGTTAAAGCTGAACGAGCATGAGGAAATGATACAAAACGAAACCCATGAGCGTTTTAATGCCTGCATTGATCTTATAACAGAGCGGCGAGATGATCGTGTGCGTTTAGCTACTGAAAACCTCATGAAACAACTTGggaatataaaaaacgTAATGGACTATGTAACGAAACAGAGGAAGTATCAGTTACTGTTtgataaaagaagaatacGACAAGCGCTTCTAACCAAAATTGCAACGAAGTGCTTTCAGcttttaaacaaacaaaaatctgTTCACGATCCCACATATATTACTCAAAAAACCATGTCATATCGCCAAAGTGCCTTGTTACAGAAGCAACGAATTGAATATGAAGCTGCAGTTTTGTGTGAGCTTAATAGTTTTGCTGGGTTTCCGACAGCACCTATTATCGAAACAGCTTCTTTTGATGACATCCGCAACGACCTTTTAGAAATGGGATGCCTCAGTGAAAATCAAGACTAA